Proteins encoded by one window of Carassius carassius chromosome 30, fCarCar2.1, whole genome shotgun sequence:
- the LOC132110373 gene encoding cyclin-J-like isoform X2, producing the protein MQASLCGEPNGAGGSVVERRTCRGHPSGPALQSKFEEREDRIPKLETLNSLGCMSSMNLVLTKQGLLHMELLLLETFQWNLYLPTAAHFIEYYLPDAVNEMDLHDGWPMVCMEKTMQYMSKYADYFLEVSLQDHAFLRFVPSLVAAACVASSRVILHLSLTWPPRLQRLSAYTWEQLLPCVERLLIAHDSDVKEANKQKCPQPSAQPAQMMYPIQGQSVSLHQYMQRPNTQYMQQSCQPLVVSSQGPATYLTHTASMQVSTAPLHGLTQTQSMDAKVNMPGRAYQMNPLYPCAAPCFDR; encoded by the exons ATGCAGGCGTCCTTGTGTGGG GAGCCCAATGGAGCTGGAGGGTCAGTGGTGGAAAGGAGAACTTGCAGAGGACATCCATCAGGCCCTGCGTTACAAA GTAAGTTTGAGGAGAGAGAAGACCGCATCCCGAAACTGGAGACCCTGAACAGTCTGGGCTGCATGAGCTCTATGAACCTAGTTCTGACCAAACAGGGTCTCCTGCACATGGAGCTGCTGCTCCTAGAGACGTTTCAGTGGAACCTGTATCTCCCCACAGCTGCTCACTTCATCGAGTACTACCTGCCGGACGCTGTGAATGAGATGGACCTGCATGACGGCTGGCCGATGGTATGCATGGAGAAGACCATGCAGTACATGTCCAAATATGCTGACTACTTCTTAGAGGTCTCTTTACAAG ACCATGCATTTCTGCGATTCGTCCCGTCCCTGGTTGCTGCGGCATGTGTGGCCTCCTCACGGGTAATCTTGCATTTGTCCCTGACCTGGCCTCCGCGCCTCCAGCGTCTGTCAGCGTACACCTGGGAGCAGCTGCTGCCCTGCGTGGAGAGACTTCTAAT TGCTCATGACAGTGACGTAAAGgaagcaaacaaacagaaatgCCCACAGCCGAGTGCTCAGCCTGCACAGATGATGTATCCCATCCAGGGACAGAGCGTGTCCTTGCATCAGTACATGCAGCGGCCGAACACACAATACATGCAGCAGAGCTGCCAGCCACTGGTAGTGTCTTCTCAAGGTCCTGCGACATATCTGACACATACGGCCTCAATGCAGGTCTCCACGGCACCTCTGCATgggctcacacagacacagagcatGGATGCTAAGGTCAACATGCCAGGCAGAGCTTACCAGATGAACCCGCTGTACCCCTGTGCCGCTCCCTGCTTCGACAGGTGA
- the LOC132110373 gene encoding cyclin-J-like isoform X1: MELEGQWWKGELAEDIHQALRYKELCLPVYKGQSPQLSLRRYFADLIAIVSNRFKLCPAARHLAVYLLDLFMDRYDISVQQLHMVALSCLLLASKFEEREDRIPKLETLNSLGCMSSMNLVLTKQGLLHMELLLLETFQWNLYLPTAAHFIEYYLPDAVNEMDLHDGWPMVCMEKTMQYMSKYADYFLEVSLQDHAFLRFVPSLVAAACVASSRVILHLSLTWPPRLQRLSAYTWEQLLPCVERLLIAHDSDVKEANKQKCPQPSAQPAQMMYPIQGQSVSLHQYMQRPNTQYMQQSCQPLVVSSQGPATYLTHTASMQVSTAPLHGLTQTQSMDAKVNMPGRAYQMNPLYPCAAPCFDR, translated from the exons ATGGAGCTGGAGGGTCAGTGGTGGAAAGGAGAACTTGCAGAGGACATCCATCAGGCCCTGCGTTACAAA GAGCTGTGCTTGCCTGTGTACAAAGGACAGTCTCCACAGCTGAGTCTTAGACGATATTTCGCAGACCTTATTGCTATAGTCAGCAATCGGTTCAAGCTGTGCCCTGCGGCCAGACACTTGGCTGTTTATCTGCTGGACCTGTTCATGGACCGCTATGACATCTCAGTACAGCAACTTCACATGGTTGCACTGTCCTGCTTGCTTTTGGCCA GTAAGTTTGAGGAGAGAGAAGACCGCATCCCGAAACTGGAGACCCTGAACAGTCTGGGCTGCATGAGCTCTATGAACCTAGTTCTGACCAAACAGGGTCTCCTGCACATGGAGCTGCTGCTCCTAGAGACGTTTCAGTGGAACCTGTATCTCCCCACAGCTGCTCACTTCATCGAGTACTACCTGCCGGACGCTGTGAATGAGATGGACCTGCATGACGGCTGGCCGATGGTATGCATGGAGAAGACCATGCAGTACATGTCCAAATATGCTGACTACTTCTTAGAGGTCTCTTTACAAG ACCATGCATTTCTGCGATTCGTCCCGTCCCTGGTTGCTGCGGCATGTGTGGCCTCCTCACGGGTAATCTTGCATTTGTCCCTGACCTGGCCTCCGCGCCTCCAGCGTCTGTCAGCGTACACCTGGGAGCAGCTGCTGCCCTGCGTGGAGAGACTTCTAAT TGCTCATGACAGTGACGTAAAGgaagcaaacaaacagaaatgCCCACAGCCGAGTGCTCAGCCTGCACAGATGATGTATCCCATCCAGGGACAGAGCGTGTCCTTGCATCAGTACATGCAGCGGCCGAACACACAATACATGCAGCAGAGCTGCCAGCCACTGGTAGTGTCTTCTCAAGGTCCTGCGACATATCTGACACATACGGCCTCAATGCAGGTCTCCACGGCACCTCTGCATgggctcacacagacacagagcatGGATGCTAAGGTCAACATGCCAGGCAGAGCTTACCAGATGAACCCGCTGTACCCCTGTGCCGCTCCCTGCTTCGACAGGTGA